One stretch of Cellulomonas wangsupingiae DNA includes these proteins:
- a CDS encoding methylated-DNA--[protein]-cysteine S-methyltransferase, producing MSTRYAVVPAPFGPVTVGVADGAVTDVRFPHADGSAATDAMGVRADPGEDPVLAEAVRQLAGYLAGDRRVFDLPLRLRGSAFQRRVWEGLRAVPYGTTTTYGALATALGLDPRTTARAVGAANGANHLPIVLPCHRVIGADGTLTGFSGGLERKRELLALEACVASGTGTLF from the coding sequence GTGAGCACGAGGTACGCGGTGGTGCCCGCACCGTTCGGGCCGGTGACGGTCGGCGTCGCCGACGGCGCCGTGACGGACGTGCGGTTCCCGCACGCCGACGGGTCGGCGGCGACCGACGCGATGGGCGTGCGCGCGGACCCGGGGGAGGACCCGGTCCTGGCGGAGGCCGTGCGGCAGCTCGCGGGCTACCTGGCGGGCGACCGGCGGGTGTTCGACCTGCCGCTGCGCCTGCGGGGCAGCGCGTTCCAGCGACGGGTGTGGGAGGGGCTGCGCGCGGTCCCGTACGGCACGACGACGACCTACGGCGCGCTGGCGACCGCCCTCGGGCTGGACCCCCGCACGACGGCCCGCGCGGTCGGTGCCGCGAACGGCGCCAACCACCTGCCGATCGTCCTGCCGTGCCACCGGGTGATCGGCGCGGACGGGACGCTGACCGGGTTCTCGGGCGGCCTGGAGCGCAAGCGCGAGCTGCTGGCGCTCGAGGCGTGCGTCGCGTCGGGCACGGGCACGCTGTTCTGA
- a CDS encoding helix-turn-helix transcriptional regulator: MSSPSSRLLALLSLLQSRRDWPGEVLADRLGVSARTVRRDVDRLRDLGYPVRATKGPDGGYRLTDGSRMPPLLLDDEQVVALSLALQTARTGVDGIDEAALRALTTLRQVMPQRLRAASDALAVTAVPRDRRRVGVDQDVLLAVGAAVRARATLRFDYDGGSHRVLGEGDRAFRAPRRVEPHHLVTWGGRWYLVAYDLDREDWRTFRVDRMTPRTPTGRRVAPRDVPGGDLAAFVAERLGGRPDLPCRGEAVLDMAAADVTRWAGRDALVEAVGVDRARLVTRAWSWDGLAATLGMFGVAFEVVGPPELVAATRRLAARHAAATTGHPDPREIPPT, encoded by the coding sequence ATGTCGTCCCCGTCGTCGCGTCTGCTCGCCCTGCTCTCGCTGCTGCAGTCGCGCCGCGACTGGCCGGGCGAGGTGCTCGCGGACCGGCTCGGCGTCAGCGCGCGCACGGTGCGGCGCGACGTGGACCGCCTGCGCGACCTCGGGTACCCGGTCCGGGCCACCAAGGGCCCCGACGGGGGCTACCGGCTGACGGACGGCAGCCGGATGCCACCGCTGCTCCTGGACGACGAGCAGGTCGTGGCGCTCTCGCTCGCGCTCCAGACCGCCCGCACGGGCGTCGACGGCATCGACGAGGCGGCGCTGCGGGCACTGACGACCTTGCGCCAGGTCATGCCCCAGCGGCTGCGCGCGGCGTCGGACGCACTCGCGGTGACGGCCGTGCCGCGCGACCGGCGCCGGGTCGGCGTCGACCAGGACGTCCTGCTCGCCGTGGGAGCGGCCGTGCGCGCACGTGCCACCCTGCGCTTCGACTACGACGGCGGCAGCCATCGGGTGCTGGGCGAGGGAGATCGGGCGTTCCGGGCTCCCCGGCGCGTCGAGCCGCACCACCTGGTCACGTGGGGCGGGCGCTGGTACCTCGTGGCGTACGACCTGGACCGCGAGGACTGGCGGACGTTCCGCGTGGACCGCATGACGCCGCGCACCCCCACGGGCCGGCGGGTCGCGCCGCGCGACGTGCCCGGCGGCGACCTGGCGGCGTTCGTCGCCGAGCGCCTGGGTGGGCGGCCCGACCTGCCCTGCCGCGGGGAGGCGGTGCTCGACATGGCAGCGGCGGACGTGACGCGCTGGGCGGGGCGCGACGCACTGGTGGAGGCGGTGGGCGTCGACCGCGCGCGCCTCGTCACGCGCGCGTGGTCGTGGGACGGCCTGGCGGCCACGCTGGGGATGTTCGGCGTCGCGTTCGAGGTCGTGGGACCGCCCGAGCTCGTCGCCGCCACGCGGCGGCTGGCCGCGCGCCACGCCGCGGCCACCACCGGGCACCCCGACCCGCGGGAGATCCCGCCGACATGA
- a CDS encoding zinc-dependent alcohol dehydrogenase, translated as MRALTWQGREQVTVEDVPDPRIEEPTDAIVRVTSTAVCGSDLHLYSVLGAYLTPGDVLGHEAMGVVEEVGPEAGRRLKVGDRVVVPFGIACGTCHMCALGLQSQCETTQVKGTGKGAALFGYTSLYGSVPGGQAQYLRVPQAQYGPVVVPDDGRPDETYLYLSDVLPTAWQAVEYADVPPGGTVAVVGLGPVGQMAARIALHRGAERVIGIDIVAERLRMAARHGVDVIDAARTDDVVEAVRDRTHGRGADAVVEAVGMEAHGSPVAAAGQRAASFLPDALARPLIEKAAVDRMAALNTAIGVARRGATVSVVGVYGGALDPFPMMDVFDRQLSFRFGQANVRRWYDDLLPLVMDPSDPLQVADLRTHRVSLEQGPQAYDVFQRKADGCIKVVLDPVV; from the coding sequence GTGCGGGCACTGACGTGGCAGGGACGCGAGCAGGTGACGGTCGAGGACGTGCCCGACCCCCGCATCGAGGAGCCGACCGACGCGATCGTCCGCGTCACCTCCACGGCCGTCTGCGGGTCCGACCTGCACCTGTACTCCGTGCTGGGCGCGTACCTCACGCCGGGGGACGTCCTGGGCCACGAGGCGATGGGCGTCGTCGAGGAGGTCGGGCCGGAGGCGGGACGGCGCCTGAAGGTCGGGGACCGCGTCGTCGTCCCGTTCGGCATCGCGTGCGGCACGTGCCACATGTGTGCGCTCGGGCTGCAGAGCCAGTGCGAGACGACGCAGGTCAAGGGCACCGGCAAGGGCGCCGCGCTGTTCGGCTACACGTCCCTGTACGGCAGCGTGCCCGGCGGCCAGGCGCAGTACCTGCGGGTGCCGCAGGCGCAGTACGGCCCGGTCGTGGTGCCGGACGACGGCCGGCCGGACGAGACGTACCTGTACCTCTCCGACGTCCTGCCCACGGCGTGGCAGGCGGTGGAGTACGCCGACGTGCCGCCCGGGGGCACCGTGGCGGTCGTGGGCCTGGGGCCCGTGGGGCAGATGGCCGCACGCATCGCGCTGCACCGCGGCGCCGAGCGCGTCATCGGCATCGACATCGTCGCCGAGCGCCTGCGCATGGCGGCGCGGCACGGGGTGGACGTCATCGACGCCGCCCGCACCGACGACGTCGTCGAGGCCGTGCGTGACCGGACGCACGGCCGGGGGGCCGACGCCGTCGTCGAGGCCGTGGGCATGGAGGCGCACGGGTCGCCCGTCGCCGCGGCGGGACAGCGGGCGGCGTCGTTCCTGCCGGACGCGCTGGCGCGGCCGCTCATCGAGAAGGCCGCGGTCGACCGCATGGCGGCGCTGAACACGGCGATCGGTGTCGCCCGTCGCGGGGCGACCGTGTCCGTCGTCGGCGTCTACGGAGGTGCCCTGGACCCGTTCCCGATGATGGACGTCTTCGACCGCCAGCTGTCCTTCCGCTTCGGCCAGGCGAACGTGCGGCGCTGGTACGACGACCTGCTGCCGCTGGTCATGGACCCGTCGGACCCCCTGCAGGTGGCCGACCTGCGGACGCACCGGGTGTCGCTGGAGCAGGGACCGCAGGCGTACGACGTCTTCCAGCGCAAGGCGGACGGGTGCATCAAGGTCGTCCTCGACCCGGTGGTCTGA
- a CDS encoding ABC transporter permease encodes MTAATLTPVPTTATSPEARRTWWSDVWLVLVRELRPVAREPFSVVFGLVQPLVFLALFGPLLVGSAGGGLPTSDVWLWFVPSVLVMTTLFGTSTTGSNLQDEMASGSYERMLVTPLSRSSQIVGRALKEVVPLVAQGLLVVLVMLPFGLRPDPVGVVVGFVLLAVLGVGLGALSYALAIAVRQQEWMFWAVQQTFLFPLMILSGLLLPLEAGPRWMQVASAANPLRWVVDAERALFAGDLTAPVVAWGFVAAAATAVVGLAVGVRAILRASR; translated from the coding sequence ATGACCGCCGCGACGCTCACCCCCGTGCCCACCACCGCCACGAGCCCCGAGGCCCGGCGCACCTGGTGGTCGGACGTGTGGCTCGTGCTCGTGCGCGAGCTGCGGCCCGTCGCCCGCGAGCCGTTCTCCGTCGTCTTCGGCCTCGTGCAGCCGCTGGTGTTCCTCGCGCTGTTCGGGCCGCTGCTCGTGGGGTCCGCGGGCGGCGGGCTGCCGACGTCCGACGTCTGGCTGTGGTTCGTGCCGTCCGTCCTGGTCATGACCACGCTGTTCGGCACCTCCACCACGGGCTCCAACCTGCAGGACGAGATGGCGTCGGGCTCGTACGAGCGCATGCTCGTCACGCCCCTGTCCCGCTCGTCGCAGATCGTCGGCCGCGCCCTGAAGGAGGTCGTGCCGCTCGTGGCGCAGGGGCTGCTCGTGGTCCTGGTCATGCTGCCGTTCGGGCTGCGGCCCGACCCGGTGGGCGTCGTCGTCGGCTTCGTGCTGCTCGCCGTGCTGGGGGTCGGCCTGGGCGCCCTCAGCTACGCGCTGGCCATCGCCGTGCGGCAGCAGGAGTGGATGTTCTGGGCCGTGCAGCAGACCTTCCTGTTCCCGCTGATGATCCTGTCGGGCCTGCTGCTGCCGCTGGAGGCCGGACCGCGGTGGATGCAGGTGGCGTCGGCGGCCAACCCGCTGCGGTGGGTCGTGGACGCCGAGCGCGCGCTGTTCGCGGGCGACCTCACGGCGCCGGTCGTGGCCTGGGGCTTCGTAGCCGCTGCCGCGACGGCCGTCGTCGGGCTCGCGGTGGGCGTGCGCGCCATCCTGCGCGCCTCGCGGTGA
- a CDS encoding NAD-dependent epimerase/dehydratase family protein has product MRVVVVGGSGNVGTAVLRRFAADSTLTSVVAVARRTPRTAPPPPYDVATWVACDIGARDSDEQVVARLAEVFAGADAVVHLAWAIQPSHDRARLRSTNVVGTRRVVQAASRAGVPHLVVASSIGAYSPSPGDVARDESWPTGGVASSSYSVDKSAVEALLDRTEDRTSLVVARIRPALVFQHDAGHEIARYFLGPAVPQRMLDGGAPVLPWPRGLRVQAVHADDLADAFREAVVRQVHGAFNVAGHGVVRGPDAAALVAGARLREVPVGLARAALSAAWHARVAPVGPGWLDMGMSAPLLDTTRAERELAWRPARTSVEALHEVLRGIAEGAGTVSPPLRPRGR; this is encoded by the coding sequence ATGAGGGTCGTCGTGGTCGGGGGCAGCGGCAACGTCGGGACCGCGGTGCTGCGCCGGTTCGCCGCGGACAGCACGCTCACGTCGGTGGTCGCCGTCGCGCGACGCACGCCACGGACGGCCCCGCCACCGCCGTACGACGTGGCGACCTGGGTCGCGTGCGACATCGGCGCGCGCGACTCCGACGAGCAGGTGGTCGCCCGGCTCGCGGAGGTGTTCGCCGGCGCGGACGCCGTGGTCCACCTCGCGTGGGCGATCCAGCCGAGCCACGACCGTGCACGGCTGCGCTCGACGAACGTCGTGGGCACCCGCCGCGTCGTGCAGGCCGCCTCCCGGGCGGGCGTCCCGCACCTGGTGGTCGCGTCGTCGATCGGTGCGTACTCCCCGTCGCCGGGGGACGTCGCGCGCGACGAGTCGTGGCCCACCGGCGGGGTCGCGTCGTCGTCGTACAGCGTGGACAAGTCGGCGGTCGAGGCGCTGCTGGACCGCACGGAGGACCGCACGTCGCTCGTCGTGGCGCGGATCCGGCCGGCCCTGGTCTTCCAGCACGACGCCGGCCACGAGATCGCCCGCTACTTCCTGGGTCCCGCGGTGCCGCAGCGCATGCTCGACGGCGGGGCACCGGTGCTCCCGTGGCCACGCGGGCTGCGGGTCCAGGCGGTGCACGCGGACGACCTGGCCGACGCCTTCCGCGAGGCGGTGGTGCGGCAGGTGCACGGTGCGTTCAACGTCGCCGGCCACGGCGTCGTGCGCGGGCCCGACGCGGCTGCGCTCGTCGCGGGCGCGCGCCTGCGCGAGGTGCCGGTCGGGCTCGCCCGCGCGGCCCTGTCCGCCGCGTGGCACGCGCGGGTCGCGCCGGTCGGCCCCGGGTGGCTGGACATGGGCATGTCCGCGCCGCTGCTCGACACCACGCGCGCCGAGCGGGAGCTGGCCTGGCGGCCGGCGCGGACGTCCGTCGAGGCCCTCCACGAGGTGCTGCGGGGCATCGCCGAGGGGGCGGGCACCGTCAGCCCGCCGCTGCGCCCCCGCGGGCGGTGA
- a CDS encoding ATP-binding cassette domain-containing protein: MIRTRGLTKDYLVGRAPTVHAVRGVDLDVAPGELVAVLGPNGAGKTTTMRMLTTLVRPTAGSATVAGADVLADPAAVRRRIGYVGQGNGAGRHQHVVDELVVHGRIHGLPGRTARARAHDLLDALDLAGLAHRKVESLSGGQRRRVDVALGLVHGPRLLFLDEPSTGLDPHTRAHLWAHVARLRAEHDMTIVLTTHYLDEADTMAERVVVVDHGRVIADDTADALKHELAGDRVVLGVARAADAPALAGVVARAPGAREVAVDGPRVTARVADAPTAAAHVVRAAAAAGLDVTDVRVERPTLDDVFLALTGRSLRDAGATTPDDEAAPAAGTDAA, encoded by the coding sequence ATGATCCGCACCCGAGGCCTGACGAAGGACTACCTCGTCGGCCGCGCCCCGACCGTGCACGCCGTGCGCGGCGTCGACCTCGACGTCGCGCCGGGCGAGCTCGTCGCGGTGCTCGGCCCGAACGGCGCCGGCAAGACCACCACGATGCGCATGCTCACGACGCTCGTCCGCCCGACCGCCGGCAGCGCGACGGTCGCCGGTGCCGACGTGCTGGCCGACCCGGCCGCGGTGCGCCGCCGCATCGGCTACGTCGGGCAGGGCAACGGCGCCGGGAGGCACCAGCACGTCGTCGACGAGCTCGTCGTGCACGGCCGCATCCACGGGCTGCCGGGCCGCACGGCCCGGGCGCGTGCTCACGACCTGCTCGACGCGCTGGACCTCGCGGGTCTCGCGCACCGCAAGGTCGAGAGCCTGTCCGGCGGTCAGCGCCGGCGCGTCGACGTCGCCCTGGGGCTCGTCCACGGCCCGCGGCTGCTGTTCCTGGACGAGCCGTCCACGGGTCTCGACCCGCACACGCGCGCCCACCTGTGGGCCCACGTCGCCCGGCTGCGCGCCGAGCACGACATGACGATCGTCCTGACGACCCACTACCTCGACGAGGCCGACACGATGGCCGAGCGCGTGGTCGTGGTCGACCACGGGCGCGTCATCGCCGACGACACGGCCGACGCGCTCAAGCACGAGCTCGCGGGGGACCGGGTCGTCCTCGGGGTGGCCCGTGCGGCGGACGCACCCGCGCTCGCCGGCGTCGTGGCCCGGGCGCCCGGTGCGCGCGAGGTGGCGGTCGACGGCCCACGCGTCACCGCGCGCGTGGCCGACGCCCCGACGGCCGCGGCGCACGTGGTGCGGGCGGCCGCGGCTGCGGGCCTCGACGTCACCGACGTGCGCGTCGAGCGCCCCACGCTCGACGACGTCTTCCTGGCCCTGACCGGCCGCAGCCTGCGCGACGCGGGCGCCACCACCCCCGACGACGAGGCGGCCCCGGCCGCCGGGACGGACGCAGCATGA
- a CDS encoding DUF6518 family protein has translation MPPTSTALASGPPPPVAPRPSTDLGPATPVAPGPTTGGSGASGPQAVAVAVLAGLVVGALTSFAQGLPLGPFGGLANAVAPWLLVPFGIGALARGWRWALGAGVVACVAQVAGYYVAADLRDIGVGAPWLLIWLACALPGGAVAAVAGRSWWRTGPLQAGLERGAGAAVLVAAWLAEAVVRYAVVLRYPGHAVVFAVTGLVALALLGWRGRQHARVALWLVPALVPACGVFAALPVR, from the coding sequence GTGCCACCGACCTCGACCGCCCTCGCCTCCGGCCCGCCACCCCCGGTCGCCCCCCGCCCCTCCACCGACCTCGGCCCGGCGACCCCCGTCGCACCTGGCCCCACCACAGGCGGGAGCGGCGCGAGCGGCCCGCAGGCGGTCGCCGTCGCGGTGCTCGCCGGGCTGGTCGTCGGTGCGCTCACGTCGTTCGCCCAGGGCCTGCCGCTCGGCCCGTTCGGGGGACTCGCGAACGCCGTGGCCCCGTGGCTCCTGGTCCCGTTCGGCATCGGTGCCCTCGCACGCGGGTGGCGGTGGGCGCTCGGCGCCGGAGTCGTGGCGTGCGTCGCGCAGGTCGCCGGGTACTACGTGGCGGCCGACCTGCGGGATATCGGCGTCGGCGCGCCGTGGCTCCTGATCTGGCTGGCGTGCGCGCTGCCCGGCGGGGCCGTCGCCGCGGTCGCCGGGCGGTCGTGGTGGCGGACCGGACCGCTGCAGGCGGGGCTGGAGCGCGGGGCCGGCGCCGCGGTGCTCGTCGCGGCGTGGCTCGCCGAGGCGGTCGTCCGGTACGCGGTCGTGCTGCGCTACCCGGGCCACGCCGTGGTGTTCGCCGTCACCGGGCTGGTCGCCCTCGCCCTGCTGGGGTGGCGGGGACGGCAGCACGCGCGCGTCGCGCTGTGGCTGGTGCCGGCGCTCGTGCCGGCGTGCGGCGTGTTCGCCGCCCTGCCCGTGCGGTGA
- a CDS encoding DUF1697 domain-containing protein — MTVMVALLRGVNVGGAGKVPMADLRRVVADAGYGDVRTYVNSGNVLLSTDGTDTEQVAATLRAACAEAFEAGPDVIVRTRDELRGVVAGNPFLGRDDDPTHHHVVFLAGTAPARVPDVEVTAPEDLAVAGREVYLYLPGGIGRSPLAARLARRPGPGGTARNWRTVTTLLRMADEQG; from the coding sequence ATGACGGTCATGGTGGCGCTCCTGCGCGGGGTGAACGTCGGCGGTGCGGGCAAGGTCCCGATGGCGGACCTGCGTCGCGTCGTCGCCGACGCCGGGTACGGCGACGTCCGCACCTACGTCAACAGCGGGAACGTGCTGCTGTCGACCGACGGCACCGACACCGAGCAGGTCGCTGCCACGCTGCGCGCCGCGTGCGCCGAGGCGTTCGAGGCGGGTCCCGACGTGATCGTCCGGACCCGCGACGAGCTGCGCGGCGTCGTCGCCGGCAACCCGTTCCTCGGCCGTGACGACGACCCCACCCACCACCACGTGGTCTTCCTGGCCGGTACCGCGCCGGCCCGCGTCCCCGACGTCGAGGTCACGGCGCCGGAGGACCTCGCGGTCGCGGGGCGCGAGGTCTACCTGTACCTGCCGGGCGGCATCGGGCGCAGCCCGCTGGCCGCCCGGCTGGCCAGACGCCCCGGCCCGGGTGGCACGGCCCGCAACTGGCGCACCGTCACGACGCTCCTGCGGATGGCGGACGAGCAGGGCTGA
- a CDS encoding DNA-3-methyladenine glycosylase family protein, whose translation MSIAPSCDRRISNVRPVCYRGFARTVAGGVSDVAATVAPVRALLDPAPALASLAARAVPGVEVVDVAAATVHRLVDLGAGPVPVTAHLTAAGVEIRVDGPAAPGSADRLAARWFGLADDLAAVHDALEADPVVGPLLAARPHLRVPGHPDGFEAAVQAVLTQQVSLRAGRTTGGRLAAAHGRPHPSGLVAFPRPEDVAAVDPLALQAVLRVPHARARAVHALALACTQGLTLVPGAPAAEVRAALLAVPGIGPWTADVVALRALGDRDAFPSGDLVLRRALGVPTVRDVADAGRAWAPWRAFAATHLWSSAAYPD comes from the coding sequence GTGAGCATCGCACCGTCGTGTGACCGGCGCATCTCGAACGTGCGACCAGTTTGCTACCGGGGCTTTGCCCGCACGGTCGCGGGCGGCGTGTCCGACGTCGCCGCTACCGTGGCGCCGGTGCGCGCCCTCCTCGACCCCGCCCCGGCTCTCGCATCGCTCGCGGCCCGCGCGGTGCCGGGCGTCGAGGTCGTCGACGTGGCGGCCGCCACCGTGCACCGACTGGTCGACCTGGGCGCCGGGCCGGTGCCCGTGACCGCGCACCTGACCGCCGCGGGTGTCGAGATCCGGGTCGACGGGCCGGCCGCGCCCGGCTCGGCCGACCGGCTCGCGGCCCGCTGGTTCGGCCTGGCCGACGACCTCGCGGCGGTGCACGACGCGCTGGAGGCCGACCCCGTCGTCGGCCCGCTCCTCGCCGCCCGCCCGCACCTACGGGTGCCGGGACACCCCGACGGGTTCGAGGCCGCCGTCCAGGCCGTCCTCACCCAGCAGGTCTCGTTGCGGGCGGGACGTACCACCGGCGGTCGCCTCGCTGCCGCCCACGGCCGGCCGCACCCGTCGGGGCTGGTGGCGTTCCCCCGTCCCGAGGACGTGGCGGCCGTCGACCCCCTCGCGCTGCAGGCCGTGCTGCGTGTGCCGCACGCGCGCGCCCGGGCCGTGCACGCGCTCGCCCTCGCGTGCACGCAGGGCCTCACCCTCGTCCCCGGGGCACCGGCGGCCGAGGTGCGCGCCGCGCTGCTCGCCGTCCCCGGCATCGGCCCGTGGACGGCCGACGTGGTCGCGCTGCGCGCGCTGGGCGACCGCGACGCGTTCCCCTCGGGCGACCTCGTGCTCCGTCGGGCGCTGGGCGTGCCGACCGTGCGGGACGTCGCCGACGCGGGCCGCGCCTGGGCGCCGTGGCGCGCCTTCGCGGCGACGCACCTGTGGTCGTCGGCCGCCTACCCGGACTGA